A segment of the Amycolatopsis thermophila genome:
GGTCGCCGGTGAGGATCACGGTCGGGTGCCCGCGGGGGCAGGCCGTGGTCACCGAGATGACTCCGGGCGTCAGGTTGTGCACCCACTCGACCTCGTCGATGCCCATCAGGGTGCGGGTCTCGCAGGTTTCGCAGTAGACGACGAACATCGCTACAACTCCAGCCGCCACGTCTCGCCGACGAGGTCGTGACCGAAGCTGTGGTGGGGTGCCGAGTCGACGAGTTCGAACCCCGCCCGCCGGTAGATGTTCCGCGCGGCCGTCAGGACGCTGTTGGTCCACAGTTCCATCGCGGTGTAGCCGTGCGCCCGCGCGAAGGCGAGGCACTCGTCCACCAGGCGCGTGCCGACGCCGTGGCCGCGGGCGTGCGGTTCGACGAGCAGCAGGCGCAGTTTCGCGGTCGTGTCATCCGGGCCGCGCACGCAGAACACGCAGCCCACGCGTTCCCCGTCGAGCTCGGCGATCCAGGCGGCCTCGCGGGCCGGGTCCCGGTGGTCGAGGTAGTCGGCGACGATCCGGGCGACCAGGGCTTCGTAGGTGGCGTCCCAGCCGTACTCCTGGGCGTAGATCGCGCCGTTGCGCTGGACCACCCAGCCGAAGTCGCCGGGGCGCGGCGGGCGCAGCACGAGCGCGGGCTTGGTCCGGCGTTCGCCGACCAGACGGGTGATCGTGCGCATCGACGTGACCAGGCGGTGCTGGTCCTCGTCGGTGAGCCGGCCGAGGAGTTCACCGATCTGGGTGGTGGTGCGGTCCTCGAGGACCTGCTGTTCGGCGCGGCCGGTGTCGGTGAGGCGGACGAGCTGGCGACGGCCGTCGGTCTCGTGCCGTTCGCGGACGAGGAGACCGCGCGCCTCGAGGCGGCCGAGCAGCCGGCTGGCGTACCCGGCGTCCATGTCGAGGCGGCGGCGCAGTTCGGTGACCTCGGTGACGCCCTCCTGGGCGAGCTCGTAGAGGACGCGGGCCTCGCTGAGGGAGTAGTCGCTGCCGACCAGTCCTTCGTCGAGGACCCCGATCAGGCCGGTGTAGAGCCGGTTGAAGGCGCGGACCTGGGTGACGCGTTCGAGCAGGGCACGGTCGTTCATTGACCACCTCAGCAAACTCGTTGACTGAGTCAAAGACTACTCGCGCAGACCGCGGGCGCAACGGGTTTTCGAGGGGTTCGTCCGAGGTGGGGACCCGGGAAATTGGAAACCCCGTGATGCTGCCAGGTCGGGGGTCCGCCAGCATCACGGGGTCATCTGGGGTATCGCCACTTCCCCTGGTGGCGTTACAACCTGATCTATTTGTGGCCTAGGTCACGCTTCAGCGCAAGTTGGACTGACGCGCCTGGGCGATGGCGATCAGTTCCTGGCGGACCGTGGCGGAACCGGCGGTGTCGATCGCGCGGCTCAGCGCCCGGCGGTTGCGCGCCTCGACGCGGCGGGCTCGGAGCTTGGCGGCGATGTTGCTCATCGGTGTTCGCATCCCTCATGCATCTCGACTGGCCGTGCTTCCAGTATGCGCCTTTTTTCACAAAGTCGCCAACGATTGTCCGGTGACGTGGCGCACTTGCCTACGAATCATCGGCTCGTGCCCGATCTTGCGGAAGATCAACCTTTCTAGCTCAATAGTTAGACAAGGCTAGAAAGCGATATCCGCGGCCGCCCGGGACACGTCCACCAGCAGTGCCCGGATGCCGTGCGGCCCTTCGGCGACGCACCGAGGAGCACCAGCGGGAGATCGCCGGGGAGTTCGAGCTCAGTCGGCCGCGCGGCTGAGCAGGTAGTGCCCGAAGTGCGGCACCGTGAACGCGATGTGCCCGCGCTCGGCGGAGTACACCAGCCCCTTCTTCATCAGCGAGTCCCGCGCCGGCGAGAGTGACGAGGGCTTGCGGCCCAGGTAGACGGCGACGTCGGAGGTGCCCGCGCTCTCGTCGCGGCCCTGGGTCAGCTCCGCCATCGCCCGCAGGTACTCGCGTTCGGCGGGGGTGGCGCGTTCGTAGCGCGAGCCGAAGAAGCCGACGGCCAGTTCCTGCTCGGCCTCGGGGGCTGCGACCTGCACGTCCTGGACCGTGATCGGGTCGTCGGGTGCGGCGTCCCAGGCGGCCTTCGCGTAGGCCTGGATGAAGTACGGGTAGCCGCCGGAGGCGTCGAACAACGCGTCCAGCGCCTCGGGCTCGATGCCGGCGTCCTCGCGCTCGATCGGCGCCAGCACCGCCCGGTCGGCGTCCTCGCGGCTGAGCCGGTCGATCCGCACGTAGCGGAACAGCCGCTCCGAGTACGACTTCGACGCCGACAACACCGCCGGCACGTGCGGCAGGCCCGCCCCGACCACCACCAGCGGCGCCCCGGACTGCGACAGCTCGTGGCACGCCGCGCACAGCGCCGACACGTCGACCGGCTGCAGGTCCTGGATCTCGTCGATCAGCAGCGCCACGCCCGTCCCGACGTCCGCGGCCAGCTCCGCCACGTCGGTGAACAGCTCGACGAGGTCGATCTCGATGTCCCCCGAATCGGCGCGGCCCTGCGCGGCCGGCACGTCGATCCCGGGCTGCCAGCGGTCGCGCAGCTTCGCGTCCGCCTTGTTCGACCGCAGCGCAAACGCTTTCAGCACGCCGAGGACCTCTTCGACCCGGTCCGGCGCCCGGTGCCGCACGGCCAGGTCGCGGATCGCGCGGTGCAGGGCCGCCGACAGCGGTCGTCGCAGTTCCGCGTCCGGCCGCGCCTCGATCTTGCCGGCGCCCCACCGGTGCTTGACCGCCATCGACCGCAGCTCGCCGAGCAGCACGGTCTTGCCCACGCCGCGCAAGCCGGTGAGCACCATGCTGCGTTCCGGACGGCCGCGAGCGACCCGTTGCAACACCACTTCGAACGCGGTCAGCTCGCGTTCGCGGCCCGCCAGCTCCGGCGGCCGCTGCCCGGCGCCCGGCGCGAACGGGTTGCGGATCGGGTCCACCATGTCAACGTATCGGCGTATCTAGCGCGACCCCGATATTTGCGCAGAAACCCGTATCGGCGTGTCGCTACTCCTCTCTAACTCTCTCTAGAATCAGGACTATAGAGAGGTAGAGGCCGTTAGGGACCGTCAGAAACGGGTAGGCCTGGGCCAGTGACATGTCGCAACCGAGGAAGGCGAGGACCGTGATCTTGCGTCGACTGGCCCGGCCCATGCTGGCCGGCATCTTCATCTACGGCGGCATCAACGCGCTCCGCCAGGCCGAAGGGCACGCCGAGGCGGCCAAACCCGTCCTCGACAAGGTCGGCGAGCAGAGCGACAAGCTCCCGGACGCCATCCCGACCGACCCGGTGAGCCTGGTCAAGATCGACGCGGGGGTGAAGATCGCGGCCGGTACGCTGCTCGCCCTGAACAAGTTCCCCCGTCTGTCTTCGCTCGCGCTGATCGGCAGTCTCGTGCCGACCACGGTCGCCGGCCACCCGTTCTGGGAGGCCAAGGACCCGCAGGAGAAGCAGCAGCAGCTGATCCACCTGCTCAAGAACGCCGGCCTCGCGGGTGGCCTGCTGATCGCCGCCGCCGACACCGAGGGCAAACCGTCGCTGGGCTGGCGCGCCCGCCGCGCCGCCGACAAGGCGAGCAAGCAGGCCCAGAAGGCGACCGAGAAGGCGAGCAAGCAGGCGCACAAGGCGTCCAAGCAGATCCAGTCCACGGCCTCGTCGGCGCGTGACGCTCTGCCGGTCTGACCGAGCAGGCGGGCCATCAGGTCGCGGCGACTGCGCACGCCGACCTCGTCGAACACCGACCGCCTGTGCACGGACAGCAGGAGCGGCGGCCGGCGTCGATCAGCTCGGCCTCACCTCTCCAGGATCGCCGTGACGCCCTGTCCGCCCGCCGCGCAGATCGAGATCAGGCCACGCCCGGAGCCCTTCTCGTGCAGCAGCTTCGCCAGCGTGGCCACGATCCGGCCGCCGGTCGCCGCGAACGGGTGCCCGGCGGCCAGCGACGAGCCGTTGACGTTCAGCTTCGAGCGGTCGATCGCGCCGAGCGGCTGGTCGAGCCCCAGCTTCTCCTTGGCGAAGGCCGGGCTCTCCCACGCCTTCAACGTCGCGAGCACCTGGGAGGCGAACGCCTCGTGGATCTCGTAGAAGTCGAAGTCCTGCAGCGTCAGGCCCGCCTTGGCGAGCATCCGCGGCACCGCGTAGGCGGGGGCCATCAGCAGGCCCTCGCCGCCGTGCACGTAGTCCACGGCGGCGGTCTGGGAGAACGTCAGGTACGCCAGCACCGGCAGGTTGCGCTCGGCCGCCCACTCCTCGGTCGCCAGCAGGACCGTCGACGCGCCGTCGGTGAGCGGCGTCGAGTTGCCCGCGGTCATGGTGCCGTCGCGACCGCCGAACACCGGCTTGAGCTTGGCGAGCTTCTCCGCCGTCGAGTCCGGGCGCAGGTTCTGATCGCGGGACAGGCCGAGGAACGGCGTCACCAGGTCGTCGAAGAACCCGCGCTCGTAGGCCGCGGCGAGGCGCTGGTGGCTGGTCGCGGCCAGGACGTCCTGGTCCTCCCGCGAGATCTCCCACTCCTTCGCGGTCAGCGCCGCGTGCTCGCCCATCGACAGGCCCGTGCGCGGCTCGGCGTTGCGCGGGATCTCCGGCACGATCTGGCCGGGGCGGATCTTGGCCAGCAGCTTGAGCCGCTGCCCCACCGTCTTGGCGGCGTTGACGCGCACCAGGATGCGGCGCAGGTCGTCGTTCACCGCGAGCGGGGCGTCGGAGGTGGTGTCCACGCCGCCGGCGATCGCGGAGTCGATCTGGCCGAGCGCGATCTTGTTGGCCACGTTGATGATCGCCTGCAGCCCGGTGCCGCACGCCATCTGCACGTCCGAGGCCGGCGTCTCCGGCGAGAGCTTGCTGCCCAGGACGCTTTCGCGGGCCAGGTTGAAGTCGCGGGCGTGCTTGAGCACGGCACCGGCCGCCACCTCACCGATGCGTTCACCCTGCAGCGCGAACCGGCTCACCAGGCCGTCCAGTGCGGCGGTGAGCATGTCCTGGTTGGACGCGCTGGCGTAGCGGCCGTTCGACCGCGCGAACGGGATGCGGTTGCCGCCGACGATGGCGACGCGACGGACGTCCATGAACTTTCCTCCCACTGCGGTGGTGAGCCTCGGATGACAGTGTAACCTACTCGTGAGTAGGTAAGCTCGGTAAGGAGGCACGTGATGGCCGACCGGTATCAGCAGTTCACCAAGACGCCGATCGGGAAGTTCCTGGTGCCCAAGCTCGGGCTGCCCAACCCGCCGGTCCTGCGCCGGTACCGGCCCGGCCAGGCCCCTCTCGATGGTCCCGCACTTTTCGGCGGCGCGCCCGGTGGACGGCTCGAGAAGACGGTGAAGACGCAGCTCGCGGGCGCCGGCATCACCGTGCTGGGCGAGCCGGCGGGCGGCGACCAGCGCTACGGCGCGCTCGTGTTCGACGCCACCGGCATCACCGACCCGGCCCAGCTGCGCGAGATGTACCTGTTCTTCCACCCGGTGATCCGCAAGGTCGGGTACTGCGGACGGGTGGTCGTGCTCGGCACCCCGCCCGAGCTCGCCGACGGCCGGGAGCGGATCGCCCAGCGCGCGCTCGAAGGGTTCACCCGTTCGGTCGGCAAGGAGCTCAAGCGCGGCGCGACCGCCCAGCTCGTCTACGTCGCCGCCGGGGCCGAGGAGGCCGCCGAATCGACGCTGCGGTTCCTGCTGTCCGCCAAGTCGGCGTTCGTGGACGGCCAGGTGATCCGCGTCGGTACCACCGGCACGCCCGCGGTGCCCGCGATCGAGAACTGGGAGAAGCCGCTGGACGGCAGGGTCGCCCTGGTCACCGGCGCCTCCCGCGGCATCGGCGCGGCGATCGCCGGGGTGCTGGCCCGCGACGGCGCGCACGTGGTCGGCCTGGACATCCCGGCACAGGGCGGCGACCTGTCCGAGGTCGCCAACGAGATCGGCGGCTCGGCGCTGCAGCTCGACATCACCGCCGCGGACGCGCCGGACAAGCTCGCGACCTACCTGAAGGAGCGGCACGGCGGCGTCGACGTCGTGGTCCACAACGCCGGCATCACCCGCGACAAGACGCTCGGCAACCTGACCGAGGCCGCGTGGGACGCGGTGATCACGGTCAACCTGGCCGCGCAGCTCGCCGTGAACGACAAGCTGCTGGCCGAGAAGGTGCTCAAGCCCAACGGCCGGATCATCGGCGTCTCGTCGATCGCCGGGATCGCGGGCAACGTGGGCCAGACCAACTACGGCACCAGCAAGGCGGGCGTGATCGGCATGGTGGCCGACGGCGCGCCGAAGCTCGCCGAGTACGGCGCCACGATCAACGCCGTCGCGCCCGGGTTCATCGAGACGCAGATGACCGCGGCGGTGCCGCTGTTCATCCGCGAGGCCGGACGGCGGCTGTCCAGCCTCGGCCAGGGCGGTCTGCCGGTCGACGTCGCCGAGACGATCGCCTGGTACGCCAACCCGGCTTCGGCCGCGGTGAACGGCAACGTGGTCCGCGTGTGCGGCCAGGCTCTGCTGGGGGCGTGATGACGGTCAAGGAGATCCGCGAGGCGCCGAAACTGGCGCCCCTGTACGCCAAGGCGTTGCTGCCGCACAGCGGTGGCGGCGGGCTGCCGGACACCGAGTACGTGCGCGCGGGCATCGAGTTCGACCCCGCGCACGTCGCCGCGTACAACCAGGTCTGCGGCTTCCGGCTGGGCGACGAGCTGCCGGTGACCTACCCGCACATGCTCGCGTTCCCGTTGCAGATGGCGCTGATGACGCAGCCGGACTTCCCGTTCCCGTTGCTGGGCATGGTGCACGTGGCCAACCGGATCACGCGGCGGCGTCCGGTGCGGCTGACCGACACCGGCACGATGCGGGTGCGCGCGGAGAACCTGCGGCCGCACGAAAAGGGCCGCCAGTTCGACGTGATCAGCGAGTACACCACCGCCGACGGTCCGATTTGGACAGAGGTGAGCACGTACCTGCGGCGCGGTGGCGGCGAGGGCGGCGGCAAGCGCGAGCAGCTCGCGGCGCCCGCGCCCAAGGCGATCTGGCGGGTGCCCGGCGACATCGGGCGCCGCTACGCCGAGGTGTCCGGCGACCGCAACCCGATCCACCTGCACCCGTTGACCGCGAAGCTCTTCGGGTTCCCGTCGGCGATCGCGCACGGCATGTGGACCAAGGCGCGCGTGCTGGCCGCGTTCGAGGGCAGGCTGCCGGACGCCTACACGGTCGACGTGAAGTTCAAGCTGCCCGTGCTGCTGCCGGCGAAGGTCGCCTTCACGTCGTGGCAGACGGGCGACGGGTGGGCGTTCGAACTGTGGGCGGCGCAGAAACCGAAGCCGCACCTGGAGGGGACGATCACTCCTCCGGATGCCACACCGAACCCTCGATGAGGTCGTTGAACCCCAGCCACACGAGGTTCATCAGCCACGACGCGAGCACTCCGTCGGACACCTCGGAGTGATCGAGCCACCAGTCGGCCAGCGACTCGGCGGCGCCCACGAGAGCCACGGCGAGGGCCGGGCCGGAGAACTCGGCCCGGCCCCCCAGGCCCTTCTTCATGCCCGCGGTGACCACCAGTGCCGTGACCACCTCGATGGCGCGCGAGCGCAGCACGGTGATCTCGTCGGCGAACTGGCCGCCCACCGTCAGTGCCTGGCGGTGCAGCACCGTCCAGGAGTCCCGGTACTCGGCGACGAAGCGGTAGAACGAGCGCAACCCGTGCCACAGCTGCATGTCCGGTGGCAGTTCCGAGCGGATGCCGTCGCGCACCGCCTCCAGCAGCCGGCCCGCCTCGCGGCGGATGCACTTGGCGAACAGGTCCTCCTTGGCGCCCAGGTAGGAGTAGATCATCGGCTTGGACACGCCGGCGACGTCGGAGATCTCGTCCATGGACGCGGAGTGGTAGCCGTGCCGCGAGAACACCTCGACGGCGGCGTCCAGGATCTGCCGCTCGCGCACGGCTCTGGGCAACCGCCGCGACCGCGGGGCCTTCACTTCCTCCGTCACGCCGACCTCCTTCACGCCCGAAACGCTACCTCCTGGCCCGTTCGCCGGTAGAATCTCCGCCTGTGTCCGGCACCGTGGTCGACGCGTTCGCCCGCCAGATCGATCTGAGCAGGCTGTCCGCGGAGCAGTTCATCCAGTTGCTCGAAACGCTGCACATGCTCGGATCGGCCGGATCGGGCGTGCACCTGAGCAGCCTGTCCACCGAAACGCTCGCCGACGTCGTGCGCCGCGCGTCGAAGGAGCAGCTGCGGGCGATCAGCGAGCACCCCGAGCTGCGGATGGTGTTCCTGGAGGAGATCTTCCGCCGCATGTCGGACCACTTCCTGGCCGAGAAGGCGCGGTACTCGAGTGTCGTGGTGTGCTGGCGGTTCCCCGGTGGGTCGGGGATCGGCGGCTACGACCGGTTCCAGACGGTCATCGAGGACGGCCGGTGCTTCTCGGGGCAGGACCTGGGGCGGGAGCCGGACACGACGATCACCATCGCGCCGGACGACTTCTTCCGCGTCGCGACGGGCAACGCCGCGGTGGCGGCGATGTTCGTGACCGGGAAGGTCAAGGTGAAGGGCGAGTACGCGCCCGCGGTACGGCTGTCGGGCTACTTCGACATCCCCAAGCCCGCTTGATCACCCCTCGATGATCGGGCGGTGCGGGGTGTCCTTGTCGACGACCTCGCTGTCGACCACGATGAGCCGGTTCGGCATGCGGCGTTCGGCCCGCTTGAGCCACCCCCGGCGGACGATGCCGCGGGTGGGCGGCAGCAGCAGCGCGAGCCCGGCCAGGTCGGACAGGAAACCCGGGATCATGATGAGCAGCCCGCCGAACGCGACGAGCATGCCATCGGTGATCTCGGCGTGCGGCGAGCGTCCCGAGCGCGCGGTGGCCAGGAACGCCTGCGCGGCGCGGGCCCCTTCGCGACGGGCCAGCCAGGAGCCGAGGAACGCGCCGACGACCAGCAACCCGAGCGTGCCCAGGAAGCCGATCAGCGAACTGACCGCCCACACGGCCGCCACCTCGGCGACGATGTACAGCAACAACACGACAGCCATACCCGGTTCAACGCGCCGGCCCGCCCGATTTCTCCCGCGGGGTTCCCCGGATCACCTCGGCCGCGTCCGTTCAGGGCTTGCGGGCCACGCCCCCGATGACCCGCGACTCCGACGGCACCTTCTTGAACAGCGTCGCCCGGTCCGGGTGCCACGCCGGCGCGTACACCAGCCCCGGCGCGAGCAGCTCCCAGTCGCCGAAGAAGCGCGCGAACTCGGCCGTCGTGCGCAGCTGACCGGGGTTGGTCGTGCTCTCGTAGTAGTCGACGAGGTCGGCCAGCGCCTGCCGCTCCTCGTCGCTGCGCGGGTTCTCGTTCGTCATCTGCGACAGCACCAGCAGCGAACCGGGCGCGACCCGGCTGCGGAAGTAGCCGATCCGGCTGTCCGGGTCGTCGGCGTCCTTGATGAAGTGCAGCACCGCGTTGATCACCAGCGCCACCGGCTGCCGGACGTCGATCATGCCGGTGTCGAGCACGCGTTCCCACAGGTCCTCGGGCTGCATGAAGTCCGCGGCGATCGCGACGTGCCGCGCCGGGTCGGCGGTGCCGGCCAGCAGCAGCCGCGAGTGCGCGAGCGCGACCGGCTCGTTGTCGACGTACACGACCCGCGTGTCCTTCTGCGGGCGCGTCGCGTCGGCGACGTCGTGCACGTTGCCGACCGTCGGCAGGCCCGACCCGATGTCGACGTACTGCGTGACTCCCAGCCGGGCGCACTCCCGCACCGCGCGGCCCAGGAACTGCCTGCTCGTCTTCATGTACTCGCCGATCATCGGCAGCCTGCGCCGGATCTTCTGGGCGAACTCCCGGTCGATGGCGTAGTTGGTGGTGCCGCCGAGGAAGTAGTCGTAGACGCGCGCGGCGGACGGCCGGTCCAGGCTGTTCTCCACGGCACGCAGTGCCTCGTCCATGCGACTCCCTTCCGCCCCGCTCGCCGCCATGGTAGTGATCAACGGGCAGGTGAGGTGTGATGACCGAGTTCGTCCTCGTGCACAGCCCGCTCGTCGGCCCGGCCACCTGGCAGGGGGTCGCGGCCGAGCTGCGAGCGCGCGGTCATCGCGTTGCGACCCCCTCTCTGCTCGGCGCGTTCGACGGCGACGGGCCGTACTACCCGAAGCTCGCCGGTGCCGTGCGCGAGCCGGGTGTCCTCGTCGTCCACAGCGGTGCCGGCGCCCTGGTGCCCGGCATCGCCGCCCGCACCGGCGCGCCGCGGGCCGTCTTCGTCGACGCCCTCCTGCCGCGCCCGGGGCGCAGCTGGTTCGACACCGCCCCGCCCGAGCTGGGCGACCGGCTGCGCGAGCTCGCGACGGGCGGCCGCCTGCCGCCGTGGCACGAGTGGTTCCCGCCCGGCACGATCGACGAACTGCTCCCCGGCCGGCGGATCCGCGACGCGTTCGTGGCCGAGCTGCCGCGCGTCCCGCTCGCCTACTTCACCGAACCCGTGCCGGACGCGCCGGTCCCGCCGGGCGCCTACCTCCAGCTCAGCGACGCCTACGACGGCGAGGCCCGCGAGGCCGCCGAGCGCGGCTGGCCGGTCGAGCGGATCGGCGGCCACCACCTCGCCCCGCTCACCGACCCGGCCGTCGTCGCCGCCGCGCTCGCGCGGTTGTGACATTCCACATCGTGAACCCGGGGAACAACGCGATCTTCGCAGGTGGTTGAACTGTTCCGTGGCACCAGAGCAACGCCAGGCGCGCGTGCGCGCGCCCGAACTCGCCGGGGACGTGTGGCTGAACACCGGGGGTGAGCAGGTCACGCTGGCCCAGCTGCGCGGCAAGATCGTGCTGCTGGACTTCTGGACGTCGGGTTGCATCAACTGCCTGCACGTCCTCGACGAGCTGCGCCCGCTGGAGGAGGAGTTCGCCGACGTGCTGGTCACGATCGGCGTGCACTCGCCGAAGTTCCTGCACGAGGGCGAGGCCGCGGCCATCGAGGCGGCCGTGCGCCGCTACGAGGTGCACCACCCGGTGCTCAACGACCCGGAGATGACCACCTGGTCGCAGTACGCGGTGAAGGCCTGGCCGACGCTGGTGGTCGTCGACCCGCAGGGCTACGTCGTGCACACCGCCGCCGGCGAGGGGCACGCCGAGGCGCTGCGCCGTGTCATCGCCGGGCTGGTCGAGACCCACGACGCGAAGGGCACGCTGCGCCGCGGCGGGAACCCGTACGTGCCGGTGGAGGACCAGCCCGCCGATCTGCGCTTCCCCAGCAAGGCCGTGGTCACCGCGGAGGGGCGCATCCTGGTCGCCGACACCGGGAACCACTCGATCGCCGAGTTCGCCTCCGACGGCGAGACCCTGATCCGCCGGTTCGGCAGAGGCACGCGCGGCCGTGCCGACGGCGCCTTCGACGTGGCGAGCTTCGCCGAGCCCTCGGGCCTGGCCCTGCTGCCCGCCGACGTCGCCGAACAGGCCGGCTACCACCTGCTCGTCGCCGACACGGCCAACCACCTGCTGCGCGGCGTGGACCTGGTCACCGGCGAGGTCACCACCGTCGCCGGCACCGGGAACCAGTGGCGCGACGGCGAGACCGACGGCGACGCGCTGTCGATCGACCTGACGAGCCCGTGGGACGTCGTCTGGTGGGAGGCGGCCGGCGGGGCGGTCGTCGCGATGGCCGGCAACCACACGCTCGGCCTGTTCGACCCGCGGACCGGCCGGATCTCCCGCTTCGCCGGGACGACCGTCGAGGGCCTGCGCGACGGCGCGGCCGCCGAGGCCTTCTTCGCGCAGACCTCCGGGCTCGCCGTCCAGGGTGGCCGGCTGTGGCTCGCCGACGCCGAGACCTCCGCGCTGCGCTACCTGGAGAACGGCACCGTGCACACCGCGATCGGGACCGACCTGTTCTCGTTCGGGCACCGCGACGGCGACGCCGCCGACGCGCTGCTGCAGCACCCACTCGGCGTCGCGGTCCTGGCCGACGGCACGATCGCGATCGCCGACACCTACAACGGCGCGATCCGCCACTACGACCCGTCGACCGGCGAGGTCGCCACGCTCGCCGCCGGCCTCGCCGAGCCCTCCGGGCTGCTGGTCACCGACGAGGCGCTGCTGGTCGTCGAGTCGGCCGCGCACCGCCTCACCCCACTGCCGTCGACCGCGGACGGGCAGCAGGTGGCCGGTGACGCGCACGCCGTGCGGCGCCCGCCGACCGAGCTGGCCGCGGGCGTGGTCGAGTTCTCCGTGGTGTTCACGCCGCCGCCGGGTGAGAAGCTCGACGACCGGTTCGGCCCGTCCACCCGGCTGCAGGTGACGGCCGCGCCGCCGGAGCTGCTCGCCGAGGGCGAGGGCACCGGCACGGACCTCACCCGGACCCTCCGGATCGCGGAGGGCCACACCGAAGGCGTGCTGCAGGTGGTCGCGCAGGCCGCCAGCTGCGACGCCGGCGCCGAGCACCCGGTCTGCCGGGTCACGCGGCAGGACTGGGGTGTGCCGATCCGGATCACGCCGGACGGCCCGGACCGCCTCCAGCTGATCCTCGCGGGGGCGTGAAGGCGCTCTCCAGCACGTCCATGGCCCGGTGGAACAACGTCACCAGGTCCGGCGGCGAACCGGGCTGCCAGCAGCCGATCGCGGACCGGTTCGCGCCGATCGCGGCCGCGGCCGTGGTGCGCACGTAGAGGTCGTCCCCGGGCAGCCCGGTGCGCGTGGCGAGGGCCTGGGCCACCGCCTCCTCCAGCGCGCGGTTGGCCTGCGCGACGCGCGGCACCAGCTCCGGGTGCTCGCGCAGCAGCAGCGTCCGCTCGCTCCACACCTCGGTGGCCGCCAGTTCGGCGAACCGCCCGGCGAACACCTCGCGCAGGGCGGTCAGCGGCGCCTCGCCCGCGGGCCGGTCGAGGATGCGCTGCCCGAGCGTCGCGGCCGCGATGTCGAGGGAGAGCGCGGCCTCGTCCTTCGTCGTGAAGTAGTTGAAGAACGTCCGCGCCGACACCCCCACGGCCGCGCAGATGTCCTCGACCGTCACCCCGTCCGGCCCGTGCCGGCGGTACAGCGTGATGGCCGCGTGCCGCAGTGCTTCGCGGGTGGCTTCCTTCTTGCGCTCACGCAGGCCGGTGGGCTGGCTCACGATTTTTACACTACTGCATTTTTGCAGTCCGTGCAAAAAGTGATACCCTGACCACATGGCGGAGCACGTGGAAACCGATACACCGGACGAACCGAGCAAGATCTGCACCCTCGCCGAGAGCCTGTGGTTCCCCCTCTTCTTCACCTTCGGGTTCTTGTTGTGCTACCTGCTGGCGTTCCACTCGCCGACCCCGCACCACATCAAGGTCGCGGTGGCCGACCCGGCCGCCGCCACGCGGATCGAGTCGGCACTGGGCAAGGCGAGCCCGGGCGCGTTCGACATCCAGGCCGTCGCCACCGCCGACGACGCCCGCCAGGCGGTGCTCGACCGCGACGCCACCGCCGCCTACTCGGCCGACCCCCGGCACCCGGCCCTGTTCGTCGCCAAGGCCGACGGGTACATGCTCGAATCGGTCCTCAACCAGGCCTTCGCGCCGATCGCGGCCCAGACCGGCCACGCGTTGACGGTCACCGACCTGGCGCCCACGGAAGCCGGCGACACGATGGGCACCGGGATGTTCTACCTGGTGCTGATCTGGAACATCCCCAGCTACATCGTCGTCATGATGCTGCTGCGCGCGGTCACGCTGAGCCGCCGGGCGAAGGTCGCGACGCTGGTCGGGTTCGGTGCCCTGCTCAGCCTCATCGGCTACGCCGGCGGCGTCCTGATGGACGTCATCCCCAACGACCCGCGGGCGATCGGAGTGGCGTTCCTGCTCACGCAGGCCGTCTCGCTCACCTCGTTCGGCCTGGTCCCGCTGGCCAAGCAGTGGTTCCCGGGCGTCGC
Coding sequences within it:
- a CDS encoding FxsA family protein, coding for MAVVLLLYIVAEVAAVWAVSSLIGFLGTLGLLVVGAFLGSWLARREGARAAQAFLATARSGRSPHAEITDGMLVAFGGLLIMIPGFLSDLAGLALLLPPTRGIVRRGWLKRAERRMPNRLIVVDSEVVDKDTPHRPIIEG
- a CDS encoding SAM-dependent methyltransferase, whose product is MDEALRAVENSLDRPSAARVYDYFLGGTTNYAIDREFAQKIRRRLPMIGEYMKTSRQFLGRAVRECARLGVTQYVDIGSGLPTVGNVHDVADATRPQKDTRVVYVDNEPVALAHSRLLLAGTADPARHVAIAADFMQPEDLWERVLDTGMIDVRQPVALVINAVLHFIKDADDPDSRIGYFRSRVAPGSLLVLSQMTNENPRSDEERQALADLVDYYESTTNPGQLRTTAEFARFFGDWELLAPGLVYAPAWHPDRATLFKKVPSESRVIGGVARKP
- a CDS encoding TetR/AcrR family transcriptional regulator codes for the protein MTEEVKAPRSRRLPRAVRERQILDAAVEVFSRHGYHSASMDEISDVAGVSKPMIYSYLGAKEDLFAKCIRREAGRLLEAVRDGIRSELPPDMQLWHGLRSFYRFVAEYRDSWTVLHRQALTVGGQFADEITVLRSRAIEVVTALVVTAGMKKGLGGRAEFSGPALAVALVGAAESLADWWLDHSEVSDGVLASWLMNLVWLGFNDLIEGSVWHPEE
- a CDS encoding alpha/beta hydrolase, with amino-acid sequence MTEFVLVHSPLVGPATWQGVAAELRARGHRVATPSLLGAFDGDGPYYPKLAGAVREPGVLVVHSGAGALVPGIAARTGAPRAVFVDALLPRPGRSWFDTAPPELGDRLRELATGGRLPPWHEWFPPGTIDELLPGRRIRDAFVAELPRVPLAYFTEPVPDAPVPPGAYLQLSDAYDGEAREAAERGWPVERIGGHHLAPLTDPAVVAAALARL
- a CDS encoding MaoC family dehydratase, whose translation is MTVKEIREAPKLAPLYAKALLPHSGGGGLPDTEYVRAGIEFDPAHVAAYNQVCGFRLGDELPVTYPHMLAFPLQMALMTQPDFPFPLLGMVHVANRITRRRPVRLTDTGTMRVRAENLRPHEKGRQFDVISEYTTADGPIWTEVSTYLRRGGGEGGGKREQLAAPAPKAIWRVPGDIGRRYAEVSGDRNPIHLHPLTAKLFGFPSAIAHGMWTKARVLAAFEGRLPDAYTVDVKFKLPVLLPAKVAFTSWQTGDGWAFELWAAQKPKPHLEGTITPPDATPNPR
- a CDS encoding SCP2 sterol-binding domain-containing protein, producing the protein MSGTVVDAFARQIDLSRLSAEQFIQLLETLHMLGSAGSGVHLSSLSTETLADVVRRASKEQLRAISEHPELRMVFLEEIFRRMSDHFLAEKARYSSVVVCWRFPGGSGIGGYDRFQTVIEDGRCFSGQDLGREPDTTITIAPDDFFRVATGNAAVAAMFVTGKVKVKGEYAPAVRLSGYFDIPKPA